A single window of Aspergillus oryzae RIB40 DNA, chromosome 8 DNA harbors:
- a CDS encoding sugar porter family MFS transporter (permeases of the major facilitator superfamily) produces MGIFKNHRVYILTAVAYSGSLLFGFDTGVMGSVLALDSFKNDFGLSGSDGFADAANAQVSSNVVSLLTAGCFFGAIGASFLNDFLGRRYSLMILTVVFLIGAAIQVGASHQIGMIYGGRVVAGLGIGGMSSITPVFVGESAPPEIRGRIAGMFQEFLVIGSTFAYWLDYGVSLHIAPSTKQWRTPVAIQIIPGGLMLIGLFFLKESPRWLTSKGRHEEALQSLAYIRNEPASSEVVQTEMAEIRASIEEEQAATEGLTYKEFLQPSNRNRFMFAAVLMLCQQFSGTNSIGYYAPQIFQTIGLSATSSSLFATGVYGTVKVVATAIFLFIGIDRWGRKKSLIGGSIWMASMMFIIGAVLATHPPDTSASGVSQASIAMVAMIYLYVIGYSASWGPTPWVYLSEIFPTRLRAYGVGLGASSQWLFNFCVTEFTPHAVHNLGWRTFLMFGIFCVAMGVFIVFFAKETKGRSLEEMDILFGAVDENERRAAVEHTLNKGVVSHIEQAEDNKV; encoded by the exons ATGGGTATCTTCAAGAATCACCGTGTTTACATCCTCACAGCAGTGGCCTACTCAGGGTCCCTGCTTTTCG GGTTCGACACCGGAGTGATGGGTAGTGTGCTTGCCCTGGACAGCTTCAAGAATGATTTCGGTCTATCGGGATCCGATGGATTTGCAGACGCGGCAAATGCCCAGGTCTCTTCCAATGTGGTGTCTCTGCTCACTGCTGGCTGTTTCTTCGGTGCTATCGGCGCCTCCTTCCTCAATGACTTTCTCGGACGTCGCTACTCCCTTATGATCCTTACCGTCGTGTTCCTAATTGGAGCTGCTATTCAAGTTGGCGCAAGCCACCAGATTGGCATGATTTATGGTGGCCGAGTCGTGGCCGGATTGGGTATCGGCGGCATGTCCAGTATCACACCTGTGTTTGTGGGCGAGAGCGCTCCCCCGGAGATCAGAGGTCGTATTGCTGGAATGTTCCAGGAGTTTCTGGTCATCGGAAGCACCTTTGCCTATTGGTTGGACTATGGAGTGTCCCTGCATATTGCACCCAGCACGAAGCAATGGCGGACTCCAGTTGCGATCCAGATCATTCCCGGCGGGCTCATGCTGATTGGACTCTTTTTCCTCAAAGAGTCTCCTCGCTGGTTGACTAGCAAAGGTCGTCATGAAGAGGCGCTGCAGTCTCTGGCGTATATTAGAAATGAGCCCGCCAGTAGCGAGGTGGTGCAGACCGAGATGGCTGAGATCCGCGCCTCCattgaggaggagcaggCGGCGACCGAGGGTTTGACCTACAAAGAGTTCCTTCAGCCGAGCAACCGAAACCGCTTCATGTTTGCTGCCGTACTCATGCTTTGCCAGCAATTTTCGGGCACCAACTCCATTGGATACTATGCACCTCAGATCTTCCAGACCATCGGTCTTAGCGCGACCAGCTCGTCTCTTTTCGCCACGGGTGTTTACGGAACCGTGAAGGTCGTCGCGACGGCAATCTTCTTGTTCATCGGTATTGATCGCTGGGGACGGAAGAAGAGTCTGATTGGAGGCTCAATTTGGATGGCTTCCATGATGTTCATCATCGGTGCCGTCTTGGCCACTCATCCACCTGACACATCTGCGTCAGGGGTTTCCCAGGCTTCCATTGCCATGGTTGCCATGATCTATCTTTATGTCATTGGCTACAGCGCCTCATGGGGCCCAACTCCATGGGTCTATTTGAGTGAG ATTTTCCCAACACGCCTGCGTGCATACGGTGTCGGCCTTGGAGCAAGCAGCCAATGGCTGTTCAACTTCTGTGTTACCGAATTCACTCCCCACGCAGTGCACAACCTGGGTTGGCGGACGTTCCTCATGTTCGGAATCTTCTGCGTGGCCATGGGCGTgttcatcgtcttcttcgccaaggaaaccaagggccgttctctggaagagatggacaTTCTCTTTGGGGCTGTCGATGAGAATGAGCGCCGTGCTGCCGTGGAACATACCCTGAACAAGGGTGTGGTCTCTCACATCGAGCAGGCCGAGGATAACAAAGTCTAG
- the erg13A gene encoding putative hydroxymethylglutaryl-CoA synthase (hydroxymethylglutaryl-CoA synthase), translating to MPLTPKDIGIKAIEVYFPSRYVPQSELETFLGASAGKFTIGLGQQNMSFCDDREDIYSLALTTVSSLLRKYSIDPKTIGRLEVGTETLLDKSKSCKSVLMQLFGDNADIEGVDTCNACYGGTNALFNAVNWVESSAWDGRNAIVVAGDIALYDTPAARPTGGVGCVAMLIGPNAALVLEPLRASYMKHVYDFYKADLKSEYPLVDGHFSNICYLQALDNCYQRYRSKKLAKTSGELNGVSTSNKSSFLDTFDYMVFHAPNCKLVAKGYGRMLFNDFRLEPDRFDPVPSEIRDVEYTASLTDKNIEKLCMGLTKDKFSERVQPSLTAPAHCGNMYTASIYSGLVSLLSNVPSEKLQNKRVGMFSYGGGLASTMFSLQVKGDITEMAQKIRLRDRLDARTAVSPEFYDQMCQLREKAYQQKNYTPKGSVETLAPGTYYLVHVDDIFRRKYELKPYA from the exons ATGCCTTTGACACCGAAGGACATTggcatcaaggccatcgaggTCTACTTTCCCAGTCGG TATGTACCGCAATCAGAGCTCGAGACCTTTCTAGGGGCCAGTGCTGGAAAATTCACCATTGGTCTCGGGCAGCAGAATATGAGCTTCTGTGATGACCGGGAAG ACATCTACTCTTTAGCCCTCACCACCGTTTCCTCGTTGCTCCGAAAATACTCAATCGACCCAAAGACGATCGGTCGCCTCGAAGTCGGAACAGAAACCCTTTTGGATAAATCCAAGTCCTGCAAGTCCGTTCTCATGCAGCTGTTCGGTGACAATGCCGATATCGAAGGCGTCGATACATGCAACGCCTGCTATGGAGGAACGAACGCACTGTTCAACGCCGTGAACTGGGTCGAATCGTCCGCCTGGGATGGGCGTAACGCCATTGTTGTCGCGGGCGATATTGCCTTGTACGATACGCCGGCAGCGCGCCCGACAGGTGGCGTCGGCTGTGTAGCCATGCTCATCGGTCCAAACGCAGCCCTAGTGCTGGAGCCACTCCGCGCGTCGTACATGAAGCATGTGTACGACTTTTACAAAGCCGATCTCAAATCCGAATACCCTCTAGTAGATGGGCACTTCTCAAACATTTGTTATCTTCAGGCGCTGGATAATTGCTATCAACGATATCGCAGCAAAAAGCTGGCCAAAACAAGTGGTGAGTTGAACGGGGTGTCGACCAGTAACAAGAGTAGCTTCTTAGATACTTTTGACTACATGGTATTCCATGCCCCCAACTGCAAGTTGGTAGCCAAGGGATATGGTCGCATGTTGTTTAACGACTTCCGACTGGAACCAGATCGTTTCGATCCTGTCCCGTCTGAGATTCGAGATGTCGAGTATACAGCATCTTTGACAGATAAGAACATTGAAAAGCTCTGTATGGGTCTGACCAAGGACAAGTTCTCAGAGCGTGTCCAACCGTCCCTTACAGCCCCGGCCCACTGTGGTAATATGTATACAGCTAGCATATATTCGGGGCTGGTGAGTCTATTGAGCAACGTCCCAAGTGAGAAACTGCAGAACAAGCGTGTCGGCATGTTCAGCTATGGCGGCGGTCTTGCCAGTACCATGTTCAGCTTGCAGGTCAAGGGCGACATTACGGAAATGGCGCAAAAGATCCGGTTACGTGATCGTTTGGATGCTCGCACAGCGGTGTCCCCTGAATTCTATGATCAG ATGTGTCAACTTCGCGAGAAGGCCTACCAACAGAAGAATTACACCCCTAAGGGGAGTGTTGAGACCCTCGCCCCTGGCACGTATTATCTGGTCCACGTCGAT